ttttaacacccgtgtgaacaaggcctacgTATCTTGATAAAGATCTGGACAACTTACCTATTAACCAATTACTcaagtttgatggactgaatgatccgTCCTCTCTCAACAAATTTATGGACATATAAGTGAACTCTTCTTATAGAATAACTGGTAACTCAAATAAGAACAAATTAGCAGTATTGCAAGTTTTATGGCAGTGTAGTATCTATGCATGCTAATaaataatgtttgtgatacaaaATGGCTACTGCTGTAGTGGCATAACTTTTTTCTGTGTTACTCAGTTTTAAAGTTTATTTGCAACTTGTTCACTACTTTTCCTCAAAACCTATCATTTTATTTAGTAACCCAATAATCTGTTTCAAAGTCAAATTGGACAGATCTCTAGTCCAAATTAAAGCTGGACCTACCCCTTCACAGTACACATTCTCTCACACACACCCATGCTAATTCATATTGGGTCAATTTACAATCATCAGTCATAATCTGGATTGATGTTCGGCTTTAAAAATTAACTAGGATACTATTTCTCCATTGTATTTTTCCAAGCACTCAAAACCATCACTACTATACAAGCACTAATAGTTAATACATTAGATTTCACTTATTTTCAGTATTCCCATAACTTTCAGCATCATGCGTGGACATGAAAATGTAGGCATGCCTTTTCTATAATGCTTCTGctgcttttatgttttattctacAATACGTTTCATTAAGAAAGGCAATGTATAAAATTAAACTGCCCCTTTCTACAGAAGGTAATGATTAGAGGTTCAGAGCCATGCAACTACCATCTTAACCATACTTACCCTCTTACTGAGGCAAATTACTGGCCACATACTGCAGCCTAGAGTACAGCAGCAACACAAGCAGCCACACAGCAGCCATCGCACATTGACAGGGAGATTTTTTTTCAGGCAACTGTTAACCCTGTTAATGCTGGCTCTGAATTCTTCTGGAGCTacctgcaaaaaataaataaatccaattaaaaaaatgaagtatttATGCATGGTTAAAAAGATAGACTCCTAACTTTTGAGtgattatttttatgtatatctATCAATGGCCTATCAATGCACACAGCTCTACATTTTTGTAcagtaaaaaaatagtaatttcTTTGAATACTAAATCTTACTTGTAACAACGCAAAACAGAATAATGAAAATACatgataatttttttaatgaaaaaaatgacaaaaaagaaatgagacaagcTGCCCTCACAATTCTCTGGCTTAACCTACTGATGGGtcattttatattaactatttttgtagCATCCCAATGAATAGGAGTTTGGAACATACTTGTATGTGCATTTAAATTGTGGattgctgtttaataaaatagCTTCTCACACTGtacaaattttatattaaaaaaaaaaactttcctttaTACATAAGCATGTTTATTTACCCAAGTGAATAAGTATTTTGAAGCTGTTATTTAAAGACAAGGCACATATAACTTTATCGAATGTTACTTTATAAATTTAACTAAATTTCAGTTGTTTACTTTCATCTACTGATTTACTATTTATagtatttcatttatattgctgaTTTTTTTGCTAGAATTAAATGCAGTATGACAGTTCCACCAGAAAGGAAACAAACCTGTGGCTTTTTGATTATAAGATGAGACATTAAATGCTTATTAGGTAAAATAGTTTAATGGTTTACAAGTGACAAGACTGTATGGCTAGTTCTATGGATGTAAAATGACATACATATTTTCCACTTCTGACAATAAACAGATTATGACTAGTTTCCTCATGGAATAGTAGAATTTCTTTCTGAATTTAATGGTACTTAATTGGCATGGTGCTTTTAACAAAAATCGCTTTAAATCTcaagggacctcatgtataaaatgTTGCGTACGCACAAAACTTGTGTACaactgtttccacactcacattgagctgtataaaaaaactaaacatgGTATAAtgctacacacattttcacgggaGCCTCAGACCATGTGTATGCATGTCTCTTCCCTGTTTTGTAAATGGGCAGCTTGCCAACGCCAAAGTGGttttactgtttctgtgtggtttctctttcttttttagatttgcatccacGACATGGGCTTtatcaaacataacaaaatgaactGCACAGTGTTTACAatatttaaggcacttgattgtaatcaagtGTAACAATATCATGGTGcacgaaatggccaaactattccaactaccgtGGCTGCTTCAatattgttagaagacattgcaaatggaagaattagaagacagTGCATATTTATTATCATATTGACtttcttgtcccatgatgatgactggcttccaaGTAGAGCTCTAtagaatcagttttattttttggcaaattttgttttattttttctgatttttcgtATTTCGacgttttatttttccttgattcggatttttgggtttttatcatttttttttttgttgtaagaAAGCAGCaacagctacaacaaaacaaaacactagtgaaatggcactttacattccttttaatgaaacagcacactAGCAAAACTGTACCTtagtgtttggttaatcggatatacaattttaaagtttttttttttctttggaatcgtttcaatttcattatttgcatttttactttcaagtttcattaaaaacaatattttttggagacacattgtgacaacgcaacgtataactgcctgtgagtgactattgtttctgtttctttaaaaaataatccgacttttttaatgtttgtccctgtgatttactGATTGTCATAGATAAAGCTactctcacagtaaactgtaaacatcttaatacaaatggcatattgCGATCTCTTTTGATGTGTAATGTTATtcccggaatatatacattacttttctttttgcctgttaaaatttgcatcgcttctccatgatcatcaatatacacctgactgaattgtgtattctttgaaacttcttgttgctttaactgttctgggaccacagattctcatagcgtatggtccattattgtgtaaatccacgttttgtccTTTGAATGATGGGAcggtgaaaagactttgttttctactctttgccttttatttctgacctcgatttgtcctgctattttttcaattacacctggttctgatgattaatcaccttttgtttgcggtaatgcaatcttttttatcttttctttgatactgtagagactgacatgataaagtgtcacaaacacaactttctagcaccctctccaaccccttcTCCCCTGGGACTCGTCCGCCCCCCTTACCTATCaatcttccgtgctgtactccaccctccctcaattggaccgaacagtcacttaaaaccaaaaaggcctcaacctggctgggacgctacaatacttttgaattttactgctttcatattctgtacctttctctgcatgtgtatcgcaacATCGTTTGAGCCTTTCCAATTCCACtgatttcataatctcttatatgtcttttttctctccaatgcttttagGTCTCTATTctacgtattgtccttatacacatTATATGTGCggagagcacaggatgtgtgtgtgctacgtgcttttacatgtctgagtgttttttgatgggtgtgcttATATGataatcttttgtaagtagggcgtgtcttgcaagaatctcatgttccacgattgaccctgggacaatctcttggcaacaagtctcatgtttacagtccctgcgagacaaaagagacttgccacagaGCGTCTTGTggggactgtaaacatgagacttggtgccaagagattgtcccagggtcTTTTAAATTTCTTCCAAGAACTtcaaggcgacgatacgtgatcttctcagcttttgctttccaggattttttttttttttttataatagagagacataatgGCTAGAAGTTCAGGGCATAAACTaactaataaataaaagttcaaggcataactgaaaaaaatacagtatataaatataagtaAAACCAGAAAtgtaatttgtacatttaaa
This genomic window from Polypterus senegalus isolate Bchr_013 chromosome 4, ASM1683550v1, whole genome shotgun sequence contains:
- the LOC120527607 gene encoding cysteine-rich hydrophobic domain-containing protein 2, with translation MHKYFIFLIGFIYFLQVAPEEFRASINRVNSCLKKNLPVNVRWLLCGCLCCCCTLGCSMWPVICLSKRTRRSIEKLLEWENNRLYHKLCLHWRLSKRKCETNNMMEYVILIEFLPKTPIFRPD